The nucleotide window ACGAGAAGAGTTCATAGCAGCGTGGCAATGCCGGGAGGTTTCGCGGAACATTTTCCGGTTCAAGAACAGCAAGGCGCACATCCCATCCTATTTCAACGAAAGTCGATTCATGTCCGAACAGGTTCGCATTCTGGAAGGTCGTCTGGACGCCGGTCAGGGAGGGGTTTACGGCATTATCGTCTCCCGGTTCAATGGATTCATCACCGAACGCCTGCTGGAGGGGGCGCTCGATTGTTTTCACCGACATGGGATCGAGACATCGGGGATTACCGTGGTCCGGGTCCCCGGGGCCTTCGAGATTCCCATGGCCCTGTCCCGGATGGCCAGGAGCGGCCAATATGCCGGGATTGCCTGTCTGGGTGCGGTCATCCGCGGCGCGACGCCTCATTTCGACTATGTCGCCGCGGAGGTCAGCAAGGGGGTCGCCGCCATCGCCATGGAGAGCGGAATTCCGGTGGGGTTTGGCGTGTTGACGACCGATACGGTGGAACAGGCCATCGATCGGGCCGGGACCAAGGCGGGCAACAAGGGATGGGAAACCGCGCTTTCCCTGATCGAAATGGTCAATCTGTTCACAAAAATATGATGCCTGTCGTCTGGTCGGGGGGTGTCTTGGTCCGGAAAACGGGGCGAAAGGTTGCAGCTGTCGCATCCAGGCCAACGCCAGGGCCGAATCATGATTCATGACCCGCGACCGATACGGGACGGTACAATGACCCAGGACACCTCCACCCTCGATCCGATGGAACTTGCCCGCGCCGCTCAGCATCCCGCGGGACGACACAAGGCCAGGGAACTGACCTTGCAGGCCCTTTACCAGAGTGACATCACCGGCGAACACATCCGCCATGCCGTGGAACAATTGAGCGAGGAGATCCAGGCCGGTCATGTCGATATGGACTATTTTCAACGAATCGCCTCGGGGACATGGAACCGGATCGAGGACCTGGACCAACGCATTTCCCAGGCGACGGACAACTGGTCGATGCACCGGATCGCCGCCATCGATCGCAATATTCTGCGGCTGGCGGTTTTTGAACTGATGACCCAACCGGATCTGGAGATTGGTATCATCATCAACGAGGCCATCATTCTGTCCAAGCGTTATGGGGACAAGAAATCGAGTGCTTTTGTCAATGGGGTTTTGGACCGCCTGGCGCGGGAGGTCCGTCCCCGAGTCGATGGGAGTGACAAGCGTGACGAATGACGCAACGGTGGCATCGCTGGGGGAATTCGGTCTCATCGATCACTGTTTCAAGACTTTGGAGCGGACCGATGTACCCGGGGTGGGGATGGGGATTGGCGATGACGCTGCGGTGTTTCTGGTGCCCAGGACCCAGGATTTGCTGGCAACGACCGATACCTTGGTGGAAGGGGTCCATTTTGTCCGGGACGCCGATCCCAGGGATCTGGGTTGGAAGGCGGTCGCGGTCAATCTGTCCGACATCGCCGCCATGGGAGGAGAACCCCGGTGGTATCTTCTTTCCATTACGCTGCCATCATCGACCCCCCTGGCGTGGGTGGAACGGCTGGCCCTGGGGATGAACGAGGCGGGGGCGCGGTTTCGGGTCACTCTGGCAGGTGGCAACACGACAAGGACGGACGGCCCGATCGTTTTGACCATCAACATGTTCGGCGTTGTCGGTCATGAACGTTCCTTGCTGCGTGCCGGGGCCGCGGCGGGGAATCGGCTCTTCGTCTCGGGGACGATCGGTGATGCCGCGCTTGGTTTGCGTCATCTGCTTGGCGTGGACGAAACCCTCCGGCGGATGGATCCCGCCGCCATCCGGTTTCTGATGGAGCGACACCTGCGTCCGATGCCTCGGACCGACCTGGGACTGACCCTGGTGGACGCGGCCATTGCCCGGGCCGTCATCGATGTTTCCGATGGCCTTCTCGCGGACGCGCAACATTTGTGTCGCTCATCGGGTGTCGGCGCCGACATTGATCTTCGGCGGATTCCCCTTTCGCCACCCGCCCGCCAATGGCTGGAGGGTAGCGAACACGACCGATGGCCACTGCTGTTGACGGGAGGAGAGGATTACGAACTCTTGTTTGCCGTGGCCCCGGGAGCCGCCGACCAACTACCCGCGATCGCCGCCCGGTTGGGCGTGACCTTGACCGAAATCGGCATCGTCACCGATCGCAAGGAGGTCCGCCTTCTGGATAATGGCAACCCGCTTTCCTTCGCCGTTCCGGGGTTCAGACATTTTTGATCGTGACGTGTCACGGTACGTAGCGCGAAGCCCAGCCCGTCGATTCCAGAGCACGTTTGGATAGTGTATTCTGAAAGAAGTTTGCTGGAAAGTAACCGAACCAGACAACCGATCGTACCGTCAATTCTACGGTACCCTGTTTTTCCAGTGTTATCAAGGAATGAAATTCCGAACCTCGAACAAGTTCGAGGAATGGGTCCGCGAACTGTTTTTCCCGGCATTCAAAAATGATATGATGACCTGGAAATGCCGTGATCATCAGGGTTCGCTGCCAGAAGTTGTTGCATGGGTTTCCGGTCGAAATTCGCGCCATCGGGTCGAGAAATGAAATCTTTTCTGTTGTGGATTGACAATCTTTCTCTTCATTATCGATTTTATTTTATCATTGCCCTGCTTATGGTCATGGTGGGCTTGAATGTGTGGCAAAGCGTGGAAATCCATCGACAAACCGTTTCCTCGCGTGACCTGGCCATGGTTTCCCAGGCTGCGTCCCATGCCGAGAAGGCGGCGACATTGTTTGGCCGCCAGGTGCAGGAATGGAAAAATACCCTCATTCGCGGCCATCAGGCGAAGGAACCGGTAAACGAGTTCAAGTATTTCAAGCAGTTCGTCACTGTCGAGGGGAAGGTTCAGGAGGAATTGAAAGAGGTTCACCGCGCTTTTCAGAACCTGGGGGAAGATACCCGGAGTGTGCTTGAGCTGATTGAAAACCATAAAAATCTTGGTCGTCATTATCGTGAAGCCCTCCAGGCCAACCATGTCCCCGGCGACATCCAGTCGATTCCACGAATCGACAAGGCGGTATCGGGAATCGACCGACCGACGGCCCAGGGAATGGATGCACTGGTGGAGCGGATGCGTGGGAGAATCGAATCCCTTCACGGCGGCGCTGTGCAACATGCCGATGAGGTCGAACGCCATCAGCTGGGGTTGGCGCTGATCCTGTTTGTCGGGACAGTGTTTGGTTTGGCGGTCATCGTCCTGTTTCTGCGTTCGATTCTCCACTCCATTGCGCAAATCGAGGATGGGGTTGAACTTTTGAGCCGGGGAGAATTGACGCAACGGCTTCATGTGACCTCCGGCAACTCTTTTGGCCGCATTTTCCTGGGCCTGAACACGATGGCGGACCAATTGTCGCACGTCATCCATGCGGTGTTGCTGCAATCGGAATCGGTCATGTCGGTGGTGGATGAGATGGTTCCGCTCAAGGGGGCCTTGCGCAAGGATTCCAACGACAATCATGCCCTGGCCCGATCCGTGGTCCAGGAAAACGATCGCCTGGACAGGGAAACCAAGGAGCTTAACGACAACATTCTCGATGCCGTCACCAACATCGAGACGGTGTCGCAGGCGGCGCAACAACTGTCGGAGAACGTGACTGCCATTGCCGCCGCGTCGGAGCAGGCCAGCACCAACGTCAACACCATGGCTTCCGCCGCGGAAGAGATGACCAGCAATGTGGCGGGGGTCAACGCCAGTCTTGATCAGGTCAATGTTTCGGTCAACAATGTGTCCCGTTCCGTCGTCGATCTGACCCACTCCCTGGAATCGATCCGGGAACGTTGCCAGCAGGCGGACGACATGTCAGCCCAGGCGAAGCAGAATGCCAGGGAATCGATGGAGGTCATGAACCGTCTGGCCGTTTCCGCCACCGAGATCGGCAAGGTGGTCGATCTGATCAAGACCATCGCCAACCAGACCAACATGCTCGCCTTGAACGCCGCCATCGAGGCGGCCGGGGCGGGACAGGCGGGGCTTGGTTTCGCCGTGGTCGCCAACGAGGTCAAGGATCTGGCACGCCAAACCACCGACGCAACCCGGATGATTCAGGAGAAAACCTCCGAAATCAGGGGATTGGTCAAGGATGTCTCCAAGGCGACCCTGGGCATTACCGAAAGGGTGCAGGAAATCAATGCCGCCAACCAGGAGATTACCAAGGCGGTCGATTCGCAGAATCGTGAGATCAATGGCATCTCCCGCGCCATGGAACAGGTCAGTGCCGCCGCCACCGAGGTCTCCCGCAATGCCCATGAGCTGGAGGCGGCCTCCCAGGAGGTGGCGCGCGCCGCGGTCGAGGCCGCCACCGGAACCCAGGAAATCGCCAGTGCCGCGTCGCGGGTTGCCGCCAATGGTGCCATGGTTGCCGCGGAGAGCACCGCCGCCCGCGATCGGGCCGCCAAGGTGCAGGGGGCTGCCCAGGAAATTTTCGCCTCATCCACCCAGGTGCAGAAAATGATGCTGCAATCGATGCAGCTCAGTCATTACCTGGATGGTTCCGTCGAGTATTCGGGCCGGTTGACCGAAGTGGTCCATGAAACCAGCGATGCCCTCAAAATGGCGGTCGGAGGGGTGCGTATCGAAAAGGCCCGTTTCGATGTCCGGTCCATCAAACTGGCCCACCTTCAATGGCTGGGTCGGCTGGAGCAGGTGATCCGTGGCCGTCTTCTCCTTCGGCCCGAGGAGGTATCGAGTCATAAACAGTGCAAATTTGGACAATGGTATTATGCCGAGGGGACGAACCTGTTCGGAACCATGGAACTGTATGGAGAGTTGGGTAACGTCCACGAAAAGGTCCACAATACCGCTCGTGAAATCACCGCCCTGGTCCACAACGGCAAACATGAACAGGCCCGTTCCGAAATGGATCGTCTCAACAGTCTGCGCCGTGAAATGTTCGAACTTCTCGACCGACTGTATCTGGTCCAGGACGCCACCTCGATCGACCGGCAGATCATGCCCTGGAGCGATAAACTTCTCGTTGGCATTGTCACCTTCGACAATGATCATAAACGGCTGGTGGCGCTCATCAACGAACTCTACAACGGGATGAATCGCGGTATGGGACGAAGCGCTCTGGGGCAGATCCTTCAGGAACTGGTCGATTATACCGCCACTCATTTCAAACGTGAGGAAGAGGCCTTCGATCGCACTCATTATCCCGATACCGAGGCGCACAAACTCCTGCACGCCCGCTTTGTCGATCAGGTCCTCGCGTTTCACAAGCAATTCAATGAAGGGGGGGCCTTCATCGACATGAAACTGGTCAAACTTCTCAGGGAGTGGCTGATTGACCATATCATGGTGACCGACAAGGCCTATGCCAAACATTTACGCAAGGGGGGCGTTCGCTGAACGGGGGATCGGACTGAATGCGTTTCAGTGAAGCCATCGTTATCGATTAACCGAGAGGGCGTGGAACCCGAATCGGTACGGAAAGGATCGAAATTGACTCTTCGTCATGTCGTCATGGGTATTCTTGGCTGTATGTTTCTGGTTATGGGATGGCTTGGGTCTCCGGGGATGGCGTTGGGCCTGGAAATTCGTGACCTTCCGGAAAAAGTGGAGTTGGCGGGGTTTGGCGACACGGGAACGATGGCCGATCTTTTGCGAAAAACGCCCGTTCTGATTGTCGTCGGTTCGCATTCGACCTTTCCCTTGTTGAAGGAGCTTCCTTTTCGATGGGTCGCCCGGGGGTGGAAGATCGATCCGGAACAGTTTGTGGCGGTGGCCGCGGTCGGCAATGCCCCGTGGTTGGTGAAAAAACTCCTGGTCACCTCCAGTTTGAGACAGATCAAGGAGGAACGGGATGCCCGGGGCCGGGGGATCATTCCCAATCTGGAACGATCCCAGGTGATCGTCGATCGCGAGGGAACGTTGGCCGGGGCGTTGGGGATTGCCGCTCCAGGGAACCCCCTGGGGAAGAATGGCTATGCCGCGTACATCGTCGCCCCGGACGGAACCATCTCCCTGCTGTTGCAATCCTCCCTGCCCGAAAAAGAGGAATCCGAGATCGAACTCATTCACGCCGCCGATGCCATTCTTGACAAGGCCGCATTATCGATTAAACCATGAGCAACGATTCGATACCGTCCATGGACACCCATTCCCGGCGGGTTTTTCTGACCGGGGGGACGGGGTATGTCGGAAAACATGTGTTGGCCCGGTTGCTGGTCCAGGGGTGGCATGTGTTTGCACTGGTTCGCGCGGCCAACGGGGACAATGGCCAAAGAATCTTTCGTGCCTTGAAACCATTTTCGGAATGCACCGATCGGGAGATGGCGCGTCTGCATATCCTGATCGGAGATGTCACGCAAACCGATTGCGGCCTGACCGGGGAGACCATCGACCGGCTTCGTGGATTGCGTCTCGACGCCTTCGTTCATTGCGCCGGCCTGACCCGTTTCGAGGAACAGCGGGCACTGGATGTGTACCGGGTCAATACCCTGGGGACACGCGCGGCATTTTCGTTATGTCGCGGACTCGATGTTTCCCTGTTCATTCATGCCAGCACCGCGTTTGTCGCGGGAGATACCACAAGCCCTTTTTATCATTTTGACTTTGATCGCGGGCAAGGCTTTCGCAATCCTTACGAACGATCCAAATTCGAGGCGGAACGGTATCTGTTTTCCGAAGCATCTGGAAGTCCCATCCGTGTGCGCATCCATCGTCTGGCGATCGTGGTTGGCGGATTTCCCCTGGGGGAAGAAGGGGATGTCGGTACTCTGTACGCTTTCCTGAAGGCACTGGAGTTCCTTCATGCCTGTTGCCGGTTGGATCTGGAACAGGGACGGGGACGCATGGAACGGTTGGGGGTGCGGCGGATGGACGATACGTTGTTCATCCCGGTGCGCGTGGCGGCGGTGGCGGAGGTCTGTATCAATCTGGTGGCCATCGACCATGTGGTTGCCGTCGTGGAACGGGAATTGATGCGTCCCGGGACCGATTCCATCCTGGTGCGCCATGTCGTCGCCGCCGAGGGAATCGCCTTGAAGACCCTTCGTGACACTTTTTGCCGCATCATGGGGATGACCGGGATTACCTTTTGTGACCCCGATGATTTTCGCGAGCGTCCCCGTACTTCCCTGGAGGGTCGTTTTCATCGGGCCACCCGTGCCTATGATCCGTATCTTCAGGAAACGGTCCATTTCAGACTCGCCCCCGAAGAGGCGGCGTGGATGCCGCCGGAACCCGTCGATCCCGCCGTGATCGCCCGTCAATTCCTGAGCCAAAGAACGAAACGTCGCGAATGCGTTCATCAGCGTAACGATTGTTGCGGAACCGACCGGGAATTCGATCAGGGGACCGATCGATGCACGGTGCCGATTCCGATGAATCTGGGTCGCCTTGCCCTGGATGCCCTGGGGATCGACGATCCGGAACGCTATTTCGAAGGTTTGGTCCGTGGCGATTTTGGTACCGATTTTTTGCATAAAAACCGCTTTGTCACTGCCTCCATTCGTTTTGTGGTCACCGGTCCTGTCCCGTTTGACCGGACACTTTGTTTTTCACGAGGGGTGGCCCGCTTTCCATCGTCCGGCGAACGGATGATCCCTGAGTGTACCTTCACGCTGGCATTGCCGACCTTTCGAGCCATCGTCCGGTGCGAACTTGATCCCAGGCAGGCCTTCTTTCGTGGTCGGATTCATATTGCCGGCAATCGTGAGACAGGGTTGAAATTTGCCCATCTCCTGAGCCAATACTACGCACGCATCAACGATCATGTGCTCGACGAGGTTGCGGGTCTGGCCTCATGATTCGGAAACTGGCTCAATTCATCGAACGTCGCTTTTTATGGATCACCGTTCTGACCCTGGTGGCGCTTTTGCCCTTTTTCGGGCCTTTGTCCCAACTCAAGGTGGAACATTCCTTCGATGCCTGGATCGATCATGAAGGGGATCTGTATCGAACCTATCAGGAATTCACCCGGACTTTTGGTGGCGATGATACGGTGCTCCTGGTTTTTGGCGTGCATGATCTCCTTGCCAGTCGGCCTGATTCGGTCGATGAGGATTACCCCCGGTCGCCGCTGGAAGACTATCTTGAGGTGATCCCCCGGCTGGCGCGGATGGACGGGGTTGTCGGCGTGATCGATCCCATCGGGGAATGGTTCGGGTCGTCGGGACCTGGGGCTTTGGTCGGGCTTGAATTTTTCGACCCCGATCGGCGGGAGGAATACCGGAAGCGGATGGAACAGCTGTTCCCTGGAAGTATCGGTTTTTTGTTGTCCAGGGATCTGGAAACGGCGGGATTGCTGCTTTTTCTCGATCCCGCGCGCCGGGAGGATCATCCACGAATCCTCGATGCCATCGAACTGGAGTGGCAACGGGTGGGAATCCCGGTCGATTGGGCAGGGGTTTCCTGGTTTTCCAAGACCCTGAGCGCCGCCATCACCCGTGACATGATGGTGGTGGTGACACTGTTGGTCTTTGCGGCGCTGGCGGTCGTCCACTATTATTTTGCAAGTCTTTCCCTGATCGTGATCACCCTGATCGCCATGGGACTTGCCATCGGCTTTACCCTTGGGACGGCCCAGTGGTTCGGGATCCGGATGACCCTGTTTGGGCTTATTCTTTTTCCGCTCGTGTTCTGTGTTGTCCTGACCTCCGTCATTCATCTGTTGTCCCTGCGCGGTCGCGATGGGGTTTATCGTTTTGCCGATGCCTTCTCTTATGTATTCAAGCCGGCGACATCCGCCGCCGTGACCACGGCGGTGGGGGCAATGGCCTTCCTGTTTTCTCCCCAGGAGGCGTTGCGGCATATTGGATGGATTCTCCCTTTGGGGATCATGGTTTCGTTCATTATATCCATGATGTTCATCCCAAGTGCCATGCGCCTGGTATCGGGAACATGGGAACGTGTCGGAGCCGGAAGAGGTTCCGGAGGCGTATGGTTCGGGATGGTTGGCGATCGGTCCATGGCACGGTCGGTGATCGGTGGGACGCTTCTGGTGTTGGCTCTGGGGGCGGCGCTTCTTTTGCCGCGTCTTGTGATCGATGCCAATGCCTTGAATTTTTTCGAACCGACCTCGGACCTCATGCGTTCCTACCGCGCCATCGAGGATCGTCTGGGCGGACTTCTCCGGGTGGAACTGTTGATCGATTGTGGCGGAAAGGGCACGGTGACCGAACCCGTTCGGATCGCGGCCATCGAGGCGTTTCTCGCCGAGGTGCGTCGCTGGCCCCAGCTGTCCGGCAGTGCCGGCGGGGGCGATGTGTTGAGGGAACGTGATCCGGCCATTCGCCATCGCTGGATCAAGCCCGATGAATCGCTCATGCGCGTGACCCTCGGGTTCAGTCAGAGGGAAGACTACAAGCGGATCGAAGCGGATCTTCATCGTTTGTGGCAACACAAGATTCCCACCGGGACCTCCTTGTCCCTTCGCCTGACGGGGCAGTTGCCGCTGATCCTGGCGGCCCAGGATCGTTTGCTCGAAAGTCAGTTCGATACTTTTGCCCTGGTATTTCTTTTGATTTCCTTGTTTCTCGGGCTGGGGCATCGATCCTGGCGTATTTTCGTCCTGGCGCTGGTTGCCAATTTTGTTCCGCTCGTGATCACTGGTGGTCTCATGGTGGTGCTGGGGGTTGCGATCAACAGCATGAATTTTTTCGTGGCCAGCGTCATGCTCGGGGTGATTGTCGATGATACCATGCACCTGCTGCATGCCCTCGATGTGGAACATGGGTTTGACGCGGGGCTGGTTCGTGTCGGGAAGGCGTTGTGGATCACCACCGCGACGGTGTTCATCGCCTTTCTGACCTTGACCGTTTCGCGGATTGTCCCCATCGCCCAGTTTGGCTGGCTTTCGGCACTGACGGTTCTGGTGGCGTGGTTGTGCGATCTGTACCTGCTGCCATTTCTTCTGGCCCGTTTCGCGAGGAGAATCCATGGTCGTCGATCGGGATGAATGGTTGCGTCGCATTCTGGCCCTTCATTTTGACCCGGAGGGGGGCGCCCCCTATTGGCTGGAACGGCAGCGGCAGCTTGGGTTTTCGGTGCGCGACCGGATCGGTTGCATCGACGATCTGGCGCTGATGGGTCCCATGGAACTAGACGTGTTGCGGCACAGGCCAATCGAGGACTTGATTCCCCGTTCCCAGCTTGGCCGCTTTTCCCTGATCACCGCGCAAACGGGCGGTGCGACCGGAATGCCGAAAACCACCGCTTTTTCACAGGACGATTTCGAGGCCTCTTTTGTCGTTCCATTTCTGGAGACGGCCCGGGCGCTTGGGTGTTCCTGGCCATCCGCGGGCCATTGGCTGTGGATCGGGCCGGGGGGACCGCACATCATCGGCAAGGCGGCCCACAGGATTGCCGAACAAACCACCGGTAGCGATCCTTTCAGCGTCGATTTCGATCCGCGCTGGTTTCGCCGCCTGGCCGAACACTCTCTGGCGCGGAAACGTTATCTGGAACATGTTCTGGAACAGGCGCGTAACATCATCCGGGTGCAGAAGATTGCCTGTCTGTTTACCACGCCCGCCATCCTGACGCCGCTGGCCGATCTTCTCTCGACCGACCAATGCGGCGCGGTCACTTTCATCTATCTGGGCGGCATGCGGGTGACCCGGCAGGTTTTTCATGAATACCGCAGCCGCTTTGTCAATGCCACCGTCCTTTCGGGGTATGGCAATTCCCTGTTCGGGGTTTGTCATCAGCGGGGTGAAGTGGAGGAGGGGCTTTGTTATTATCCATCCTCTCCCCAGATCGTTTCCCGGGTGGTGGCGTGGATCACGGGCGTTCCAGGCCCGATCCACTTTTCCCAGGAGGTCGCCTATGGCAGCCGTGGTCAGGTCGTCATGCACCGCTTGCAGGAGAGCGCCTTGTTGATCAATGTCGTGGAACAGGATGACGCCATCCGTGTTCCGCCCCTGCCAGACGGTCCTCCCTGGGATGGATTGGGAGACCCCGGGCGACTCGAACAACGCCATCTGATCGTTGACGATGGCATCTATTGATGGTTGACACATGTCCCAGAGTCTTGATCATACCCTTCTGACGCAACGGATGTTGGAAAAGAAATCCCGTTTTCTCATCCCTTGTGTCTATCATTTCTACAAAAACCCCATGGTGTTGACTCGGGGGGAAGGGGGGTGGCTCTTCGACGATGGCGGTCGGCGTTATCTGGACGGTTATTCGGGGGTCGGGGTCGTCAACTGCGGCCACTGCGAACCCGGAATCGTGGCCGCGGCCACCCGTCAGATGGCAACCCTGCAACACACCACCACCATCTATCTGACCGAACCGATGCTCCTTCTTGCCGAAGCGCTGGCTCGATTTGTCCCTGGGGGGCGGTTGTGTCGTGGTTTTTTCTGCACGAGCGGCAGTGAGGCCAACGAGGGCGCCCTGTTGTTGGCCAAACTGGCGACGGGAAGGAAGGGGTTCATGGCTCTGAGTCGTG belongs to Magnetococcales bacterium and includes:
- a CDS encoding 6,7-dimethyl-8-ribityllumazine synthase, whose protein sequence is MSEQVRILEGRLDAGQGGVYGIIVSRFNGFITERLLEGALDCFHRHGIETSGITVVRVPGAFEIPMALSRMARSGQYAGIACLGAVIRGATPHFDYVAAEVSKGVAAIAMESGIPVGFGVLTTDTVEQAIDRAGTKAGNKGWETALSLIEMVNLFTKI
- the nusB gene encoding transcription antitermination factor NusB, which codes for MTQDTSTLDPMELARAAQHPAGRHKARELTLQALYQSDITGEHIRHAVEQLSEEIQAGHVDMDYFQRIASGTWNRIEDLDQRISQATDNWSMHRIAAIDRNILRLAVFELMTQPDLEIGIIINEAIILSKRYGDKKSSAFVNGVLDRLAREVRPRVDGSDKRDE
- the thiL gene encoding thiamine-phosphate kinase yields the protein MTNDATVASLGEFGLIDHCFKTLERTDVPGVGMGIGDDAAVFLVPRTQDLLATTDTLVEGVHFVRDADPRDLGWKAVAVNLSDIAAMGGEPRWYLLSITLPSSTPLAWVERLALGMNEAGARFRVTLAGGNTTRTDGPIVLTINMFGVVGHERSLLRAGAAAGNRLFVSGTIGDAALGLRHLLGVDETLRRMDPAAIRFLMERHLRPMPRTDLGLTLVDAAIARAVIDVSDGLLADAQHLCRSSGVGADIDLRRIPLSPPARQWLEGSEHDRWPLLLTGGEDYELLFAVAPGAADQLPAIAARLGVTLTEIGIVTDRKEVRLLDNGNPLSFAVPGFRHF
- a CDS encoding bacteriohemerythrin — protein: MKSFLLWIDNLSLHYRFYFIIALLMVMVGLNVWQSVEIHRQTVSSRDLAMVSQAASHAEKAATLFGRQVQEWKNTLIRGHQAKEPVNEFKYFKQFVTVEGKVQEELKEVHRAFQNLGEDTRSVLELIENHKNLGRHYREALQANHVPGDIQSIPRIDKAVSGIDRPTAQGMDALVERMRGRIESLHGGAVQHADEVERHQLGLALILFVGTVFGLAVIVLFLRSILHSIAQIEDGVELLSRGELTQRLHVTSGNSFGRIFLGLNTMADQLSHVIHAVLLQSESVMSVVDEMVPLKGALRKDSNDNHALARSVVQENDRLDRETKELNDNILDAVTNIETVSQAAQQLSENVTAIAAASEQASTNVNTMASAAEEMTSNVAGVNASLDQVNVSVNNVSRSVVDLTHSLESIRERCQQADDMSAQAKQNARESMEVMNRLAVSATEIGKVVDLIKTIANQTNMLALNAAIEAAGAGQAGLGFAVVANEVKDLARQTTDATRMIQEKTSEIRGLVKDVSKATLGITERVQEINAANQEITKAVDSQNREINGISRAMEQVSAAATEVSRNAHELEAASQEVARAAVEAATGTQEIASAASRVAANGAMVAAESTAARDRAAKVQGAAQEIFASSTQVQKMMLQSMQLSHYLDGSVEYSGRLTEVVHETSDALKMAVGGVRIEKARFDVRSIKLAHLQWLGRLEQVIRGRLLLRPEEVSSHKQCKFGQWYYAEGTNLFGTMELYGELGNVHEKVHNTAREITALVHNGKHEQARSEMDRLNSLRREMFELLDRLYLVQDATSIDRQIMPWSDKLLVGIVTFDNDHKRLVALINELYNGMNRGMGRSALGQILQELVDYTATHFKREEEAFDRTHYPDTEAHKLLHARFVDQVLAFHKQFNEGGAFIDMKLVKLLREWLIDHIMVTDKAYAKHLRKGGVR
- a CDS encoding SDR family oxidoreductase produces the protein MDTHSRRVFLTGGTGYVGKHVLARLLVQGWHVFALVRAANGDNGQRIFRALKPFSECTDREMARLHILIGDVTQTDCGLTGETIDRLRGLRLDAFVHCAGLTRFEEQRALDVYRVNTLGTRAAFSLCRGLDVSLFIHASTAFVAGDTTSPFYHFDFDRGQGFRNPYERSKFEAERYLFSEASGSPIRVRIHRLAIVVGGFPLGEEGDVGTLYAFLKALEFLHACCRLDLEQGRGRMERLGVRRMDDTLFIPVRVAAVAEVCINLVAIDHVVAVVERELMRPGTDSILVRHVVAAEGIALKTLRDTFCRIMGMTGITFCDPDDFRERPRTSLEGRFHRATRAYDPYLQETVHFRLAPEEAAWMPPEPVDPAVIARQFLSQRTKRRECVHQRNDCCGTDREFDQGTDRCTVPIPMNLGRLALDALGIDDPERYFEGLVRGDFGTDFLHKNRFVTASIRFVVTGPVPFDRTLCFSRGVARFPSSGERMIPECTFTLALPTFRAIVRCELDPRQAFFRGRIHIAGNRETGLKFAHLLSQYYARINDHVLDEVAGLAS